One window of Candidatus Nanopelagicales bacterium genomic DNA carries:
- a CDS encoding type IV toxin-antitoxin system AbiEi family antitoxin domain-containing protein has translation MKSQQALEMLAGLSSAQWGLFTSAQAAQRGVSRLDLSRLAEAGLVERVLHGVYRDAGAAGDEFEGVRAAWLAIVPGIDAHLRLQSPTSDVVVSGVSATRLHGVGDFREDRYELTSLVRRQSQRQGVRITVRSMGDDDVTLRHGLPTTTIERTLADLVAARHDLTLVAHALGDAMRQGSVDLEDLARRLGPLAARNGLPKGAGDAFVERLLQLAGLDTAATVRRLAGMESIAAPIAAEYFAELRSQAQCLEDQLAQLRVPEPAYEQIRRQAEALTLALRPQRPALETLQLSQAQQSDEWRKVITQLAPSMEAIRSAARFTHEFEAGARDAAESAEPGKGRS, from the coding sequence ATGAAGTCACAGCAGGCACTCGAAATGCTGGCGGGGCTGTCCTCCGCTCAGTGGGGCCTGTTCACGTCTGCTCAGGCTGCCCAACGCGGGGTGAGTCGCCTGGATCTGTCGCGGCTGGCTGAGGCCGGGCTCGTGGAGCGGGTGCTCCATGGCGTCTATCGTGACGCGGGCGCGGCGGGGGATGAGTTCGAGGGGGTGCGCGCTGCCTGGCTGGCGATCGTGCCCGGGATAGACGCACATCTGCGACTGCAGTCACCAACCAGCGATGTCGTCGTATCTGGTGTCTCCGCAACGCGACTCCACGGTGTGGGGGATTTTCGCGAGGACCGATACGAACTCACCTCACTGGTACGCCGACAAAGCCAGCGCCAGGGGGTGCGCATCACAGTGCGATCGATGGGCGACGACGATGTCACCCTCCGGCATGGTCTGCCGACAACGACCATCGAGCGGACCCTTGCCGACCTGGTGGCTGCCCGCCACGATCTGACACTTGTCGCGCATGCTCTCGGTGATGCCATGCGGCAAGGCAGCGTCGACCTGGAGGACCTCGCTCGCAGGCTCGGTCCACTGGCCGCTCGCAACGGCCTGCCCAAGGGCGCGGGCGATGCCTTTGTCGAGCGACTCCTTCAACTGGCTGGGCTCGATACCGCAGCAACGGTCAGGCGCCTGGCGGGCATGGAGTCGATTGCCGCTCCCATCGCTGCGGAGTACTTTGCGGAACTCCGTTCTCAGGCACAGTGCCTCGAAGATCAGCTGGCGCAGCTTCGGGTACCTGAGCCGGCTTACGAGCAGATCCGCAGGCAAGCCGAGGCACTCACCCTGGCACTACGACCGCAGCGGCCCGCACTCGAGACTCTCCAGCTTTCCCAAGCCCAGCAATCGGACGAATGGCGGAAGGTGATTACTCAGCTGGCGCCCTCGATGGAAGCAATACGGTCCGCCGCGCGATTCACTCACGAGTTTGAGGCTGGGGCGCGAGATGCCGCGGAGAGTGCCGAGCCAGGGAAGGGAAGGTCGTGA